One stretch of Vibrio nitrifigilis DNA includes these proteins:
- the rplQ gene encoding 50S ribosomal protein L17, translated as MRHRKSGRQLNRNSSHRKAMFSNMASSLVRHEVIKTTLPKAKELRRVVEPLITLAKTDSVANRRLAFARTRDNEVVAKLFNELGPRFAARQGGYTRILKCGFRAGDKAPMAYIELVDRPEAEAAAE; from the coding sequence ATGCGCCATCGTAAGAGTGGTCGTCAACTCAACCGCAACAGCTCACATCGTAAAGCGATGTTTAGCAACATGGCTAGCTCTCTGGTACGTCATGAAGTTATCAAGACAACTTTACCAAAAGCAAAAGAGCTACGTCGCGTCGTTGAGCCTTTGATTACACTAGCTAAGACTGACAGCGTTGCAAACCGTCGTCTAGCATTTGCTCGCACTCGTGATAACGAAGTTGTAGCAAAACTATTTAACGAACTAGGTCCACGTTTCGCAGCACGTCAAGGTGGCTACACTCGTATTCTTAAGTGTGGTTTCCGTGCAGGTGATAAAGCTCCAATGGCATACATTGAGCTTGTAGACCGCCCAGAAGCAGAAGCTGCTGCTGAGTAA